A single region of the Kwoniella botswanensis chromosome 1, complete sequence genome encodes:
- a CDS encoding nuclear protein localization protein 4: MLLRIRSPAGTARINVESSTPGEQFAQMMLDSIPKSDEQPDPSTLKLSNQPGASGESVPFSALVGRTVGDMGFSHGDLLFLSYKPISADPSSHPTTQASTSHPHPNQPDPSHPHTHTEPPLPNTIPLTDLSHVVEPDIDLYWKNQTGKIERKRDPDFCRHGEKGMCDYCMPLEPYDAKYQASQQIKHLSFHAYLRQLLSSRSAAQSSATDLPPLDPLSLSVMTPCPTGSHPPFPQGICSTCQPSAVTLQSQTYRMVDHVEFASPSIIDGILSAWRRTGTQRLAFLIGRHDKYEKVPMGVKTVVEAVWEPKQEGELDGLTVETPWSDEERVGEIASWCDKGLSVVGMIYTDLTPQPDDITKTLYKRHAQSYTASSLEMLLSAAYQISHPLPTKMSPTGHFSSRFVTCCLTGDEDGGIGVLAWQASENAEAMVKAGIVEASVDPGVVRVRKPGEGEYIPEVFYSYKNEYGLQVKQPAKPTFPVEYLFVNITHGFPVDPSPLFLSDSFPTENRPGLHDQSLEVVISQLSGIIKKSDAEISDTGTWPDRIKEEVKRWLSDWHLVAFLCMQGLLSLAEQKILCRAATMHAHPSDKNALEELFGSGGWQTLLTIVESSSSANVPVQSAPPSRAFGELGIDSPHAGGSSTDLSGLNIPPEPSTSTSLGPQGGDGGERICPHCTFVNEAGRSDCDICGLPLG, translated from the exons ATG TTGCTACGTATACGTTCACCAGCGGGTACGGCTCGTATCAATGTCGAGTCCAGTACACCCGGAGAGCAATTCGCTCAGATGATGTTGGACTCGATACCAAAATCGGATGAACAGCCTGATCCCTCCACCTTGAAACTCAGTAATCAGCCTGGGGCAAGTGGAGAGAGTGTACCGTTCTCTGCTCTGGTAGGTAGGACGGTGGGTGATATGGGGTtcag TCATGGAGATCTGCTGTTCCTATCGTACAAACCAATCTCAGCAgacccttcttcccatcctacCACTCAAGCTTCGACATCCCATCCTCACCCAAATCAACCAGATCCATCACATCCTCATACACATACTGAACCACCCCTACCCAATACCATACCTTTGACGGACTTATCGCACGTGGTCGAACCCGATATAGATCTGTATTGGAAGAACCAAACAGGTAAGATCGAGCGGAAGAGGGATCCAGATTTTTGTAGACATGGTGAGAAGGGGATGTGCGATTATTGCATGCccttggag CCATACGATGCGAAATATCAAGCATCTCAGCAAATCAaacatctctctttccatgCATATCTTCGTCAACTCCTATCTTCTCGATCAGCTGCTCAATCATCCGCTACGGATCTACCGCCCCTAGACCCGTTATCACTATCAGTCATGACTCCTTGTCCCACCGGTTCGCATCCGCCTTTCCCTCAGGGAATCTGCTCTACCTGTCAACCTTCAGCCGTCACCCTTCAGTCCCAGACCTACCGTATGGTAGATCACGTCGAATTTGCCTCTCCATCAATCATAGATGGTATACTCTCTGCATGGCGTCGGACCGGTACGCAGAGATTGGCATTTTTGATTGGTCGACATGATAAATATGAGAAAGTACCTATGGGAGTTAAGACGGTAGTGGAAGCTGTATGGGAACCGAAACaggaaggtgaattggatggTCTAACGGTTGAAACTCCTTGGTCGGACGAAGAGAGAGTAGGCGAAATTGCTAGTTGGTGTGATAAAGGTTTAAGTGTGGTAGGTATGATATATACGGATTTAACACC ACAACCTGACGATATCACCAAAACACTGTACAAGCGACACGCTCAATCATATACGGCTTCCTCACTTGAAATGCTCTTATCAGCCGCATACCAAATTTCCCATCCTCTACCTACCAAAATGTCCCCAACTGGACATTTCTCTTCACGGTTCGTTACGTGCTGTCTGACAGGAGACGAGGACGGAGGGATTGGAGTATTGGCATGGCAAGCTTCTGAGAATGCAGAGGCGATGGTCAAGGCTGGTATAGTGGAGGCGAGCGTCGATCCCGGTGTGGTCAGAGTAAGGAaaccaggtgaaggagaaTATATCCCAGAGGTATTTTATAG TTATAAAAACGAATATGGTTTACAGGTCAAGCAACCTGCCAAACCTACTTTCCCAGTTGAATATCTCTTCGTCAAT ATTACTCACGGTTTCCCCGTCGATCCAtcacctcttttcctctccGACTCTTTCCCTACAGAGAATCGACCAGGATTACATGATCAATCGCTAGAAGTGGTGATATCACAGTTATCAGGAATTATCAAGAAATCAGATGCCGAGATTAGCGATACGGGTACATGGCCTGATAGGATCAAGGAGGAGGTCAAAAGGTGGTTGAGCGATTGGCATCTCGTGGCATTCCTGTGTATGCAGGGTTTGTTGTCTTTG GCAGAACAAAAGATACTTTGTAGAGCAGCTACGATGCACGCTCATCCGTCCGATAAGAACGCTCTGGAAGAGTTATTTGGTAGTGGTGGATGGCAGACACTATTGACTATAGtggaatcatcttcatccg CGAATGTTCCCGTACAATCCGCACCTCCTTCAAGAGCTTTCGGAGAGTTGGGTATAGACTCTCCTCATGCAGGTGGATCATCGACGGACTTGTCAGGATTGAATATACCTCCTGAACCTTCCACTTCGACGTCTTTGGGACCTCagggaggagatggaggGGAGAGGATATGTCCACATTGTACGTTTGTTAATGAGGCTGGTAGATCGGATTGTGATATTTGCGGATTACCACTTGGGTAA